In Ancalomicrobiaceae bacterium S20, the following proteins share a genomic window:
- a CDS encoding GNAT family N-acetyltransferase, translating into MATIGAETAAPSVLTLETAALSTWPALRVVHDGHWLWRWANGYTKRANSLNFLDPSDGADAAARLDHAAALSLRNDIGFVVRSSPLTPPEVLAELDRRGFEVFEESLMLWRRLDGAAAAADPDVTIGPADDPAWLEAQSVLSGYSSQARQALAAILGVYGVPAWGLTLVEDGVPAASALLAIASGVACLTNVVTDPAKRRRGFAARMLGAAMAKAAREGASIAAHAVIATNEPARALYAGTGYRELYRYRYHRPSC; encoded by the coding sequence ATGGCGACTATCGGAGCTGAGACGGCGGCGCCCTCGGTCCTGACGCTCGAGACCGCGGCGCTGTCGACCTGGCCGGCGCTGCGCGTGGTCCACGACGGCCACTGGCTCTGGCGCTGGGCGAACGGCTACACCAAACGGGCCAATTCGCTCAATTTCCTCGATCCGTCCGACGGCGCGGACGCGGCTGCGCGGCTCGACCATGCCGCCGCGCTCAGCCTTCGCAACGACATCGGCTTCGTGGTCCGGTCGAGCCCGCTGACGCCGCCGGAGGTGCTCGCCGAGCTCGACCGCCGCGGCTTCGAGGTGTTCGAGGAGAGCCTGATGCTGTGGCGCCGGCTCGACGGCGCGGCCGCGGCGGCCGACCCGGACGTGACCATCGGGCCGGCCGACGACCCGGCTTGGCTCGAGGCGCAGAGCGTGCTGTCCGGCTACTCGTCGCAGGCCCGGCAGGCGCTCGCGGCCATCCTCGGCGTCTATGGGGTGCCGGCCTGGGGCCTGACGCTGGTCGAGGATGGCGTGCCGGCCGCATCGGCGCTGCTGGCGATCGCATCCGGGGTCGCGTGCCTGACCAATGTGGTCACGGATCCGGCGAAGCGCCGGCGCGGCTTTGCCGCGCGGATGCTCGGGGCAGCGATGGCCAAGGCGGCGCGGGAAGGTGCGTCGATCGCGGCTCATGCGGTAATCGCCACCAACGAGCCGGCACGCGCGCTCTATGCCGGCACGGGCTACCGGGAGCTCTACCGCTACCGTTATCACAGGCCGTCGTGCTGA
- a CDS encoding Flp family type IVb pilin gives MDRWITGAWMARFAHDERGATAIEYALIGGLIALAIVGAISGTGTGVSARWNDFSNTVVGVLR, from the coding sequence ATGGACCGTTGGATCACCGGGGCATGGATGGCCCGCTTCGCGCACGACGAGCGCGGCGCAACGGCCATCGAATATGCACTGATCGGCGGTCTCATCGCGCTTGCGATCGTCGGAGCCATTTCCGGCACCGGAACGGGCGTCTCGGCACGCTGGAACGATTTTTCAAACACGGTCGTCGGCGTCCTGCGCTGA
- a CDS encoding carbon-nitrogen hydrolase family protein, which translates to MTVFRAALVQMTATRSPAENAEAAGELVRRAAGDGAVYVQTPENTNIIEHEPERLFAALTDEASDPTLAHLRAVARDLGIWLHIGSLAIKVAEAKAANRAFVIAPDGSIAARYDKIHLFDVELAGGESYRESARIRPGAQAVAVDLPWGRLGLSICYDVRFPQLYRTLAQEGGAEILAVPAAFTRQTGEAHWQTLLRTRAIENGAFVLAAAQGGTHETGRQTYGHSIIIDPWGRVLAEAGTEPGVIAADIDLSEVAKVRGRIPALTHDRPFTLDVAAARADVRKAAS; encoded by the coding sequence ATGACCGTGTTTCGCGCAGCGCTGGTGCAGATGACCGCGACGCGTTCTCCGGCGGAGAACGCGGAGGCCGCGGGTGAACTCGTGCGCCGCGCCGCGGGCGACGGAGCCGTCTATGTGCAGACGCCCGAGAACACCAACATCATCGAACACGAGCCGGAACGCCTGTTCGCCGCGTTGACCGACGAGGCGTCGGATCCGACGCTCGCCCATCTCCGGGCCGTCGCGCGCGATCTGGGCATCTGGCTGCACATCGGCTCGCTCGCCATCAAGGTGGCCGAGGCCAAGGCCGCCAACCGCGCCTTCGTCATCGCGCCGGACGGCTCGATCGCGGCGCGCTACGACAAGATCCACCTGTTCGACGTCGAACTGGCCGGCGGCGAGAGCTACCGCGAGAGTGCGCGCATCCGGCCGGGTGCGCAGGCCGTCGCGGTCGATCTGCCCTGGGGCCGGCTCGGCCTGTCCATCTGTTACGACGTGCGCTTCCCGCAGCTCTATCGCACCCTCGCGCAGGAGGGCGGCGCCGAGATCCTCGCCGTGCCGGCCGCGTTCACGCGCCAGACCGGCGAGGCGCATTGGCAGACGCTGCTGCGCACCCGGGCGATCGAGAACGGCGCCTTCGTGCTCGCCGCCGCGCAGGGCGGCACGCATGAGACCGGCCGCCAGACCTATGGCCACAGCATCATCATCGATCCCTGGGGCCGTGTTCTGGCCGAGGCCGGGACCGAGCCCGGCGTGATCGCGGCCGACATCGATCTTTCCGAGGTCGCCAAGGTGCGCGGCCGGATTCCCGCCCTGACCCACGACCGACCGTTCACCCTCGACGTCGCCGCTGCCCGCGCCGACGTCAGGAAGGCAGCATCATGA
- a CDS encoding ComF family protein, with the protein MPRYDPAMDEETRTPPSLKARFVAAGRRVGRAAIDLVLPPVCAGCHQPVADPGAFCGACWGRLRLIERPYCERLGIPFGYDLGPGALSAEAIADPPPFDRARAAVVYDDVAREVVQSLKYRDRTELAGLVGRMTARAARELLVDADVLVPVPLHPRRLWMRRFNQAALIAGVIGRESGVPVSLEALQRIRATRAQVGLSGRERADNVRGAFRVPPAAKPEIAGRKIVLVDDVLTTGATIEAATRALKRAGAARIDVATFARVAPREALHI; encoded by the coding sequence GTGCCGCGGTATGATCCGGCCATGGACGAGGAGACGCGGACGCCGCCATCGCTGAAGGCGCGGTTCGTCGCGGCCGGCCGGCGGGTCGGCCGGGCGGCGATTGATCTCGTTCTGCCGCCGGTCTGCGCGGGGTGTCACCAGCCGGTGGCCGATCCCGGCGCCTTCTGCGGCGCGTGCTGGGGCCGGCTCAGGCTGATCGAGCGGCCCTATTGCGAGCGCCTCGGCATCCCGTTCGGCTACGACCTCGGTCCGGGCGCCCTGTCGGCGGAGGCGATCGCCGATCCGCCGCCGTTCGACCGCGCGCGGGCGGCGGTGGTCTACGACGACGTCGCGCGCGAGGTCGTCCAGTCGCTCAAGTATCGCGATCGGACCGAACTGGCCGGCCTGGTCGGCCGGATGACGGCGCGGGCGGCGCGGGAACTGCTCGTCGATGCGGACGTCCTCGTTCCCGTGCCGTTGCATCCGCGCCGGCTCTGGATGCGGCGGTTCAATCAGGCGGCGCTGATCGCCGGTGTGATCGGGCGGGAGAGCGGTGTGCCGGTGTCGCTCGAGGCCCTGCAGCGCATTCGCGCCACGCGCGCCCAGGTCGGGCTCAGCGGACGCGAACGGGCGGACAATGTCCGCGGCGCCTTTCGCGTTCCGCCCGCCGCCAAGCCGGAGATCGCCGGCCGCAAGATCGTGCTGGTCGACGACGTGCTGACCACCGGCGCGACGATCGAGGCCGCGACGCGGGCCCTGAAGCGCGCCGGAGCGGCACGGATCGATGTCGCTACCTTCGCGCGGGTTGCCCCGCGCGAGGCTCTGCATATATGA
- the argJ gene encoding bifunctional glutamate N-acetyltransferase/amino-acid acetyltransferase ArgJ yields MAAPAPVSPLAPKSYPDAPAIRGVRFATAEAGIKYKNRTDVLFVLLDEGTEVAGVFTKSKCPSAPVDWCRANLAQGTARAIVVNSGNANAFTGMKGRKTVEVTGEIAARAAGCRAEQVFIASTGVIGEPLDPQKFEGVLAETAARVAPGPWLDAAKAIMTTDTYPKVATRTVDLGGVAVTINGIAKGAGMIAPDMATMLSFVFTDAPIAAPVLQAMLSAGVETSFNAITVDSDTSTSDTLMLFATGQAAADGAPRITDAADARLAGFRDALTSLLTELAQMVVKDGEGARKFVEITVTGAESDASAKRIALSIANSPLVKTAVAGEDANWGRIVAAVGKAGEPADRDRLAIWFGDVRVAVEGARDPDYSEAVTSDIMKREHIPVRVDIGLGDGRFTVWTCDLTKEYVAINGDYRS; encoded by the coding sequence ATGGCCGCGCCCGCTCCCGTCTCCCCGCTCGCCCCGAAGTCCTATCCGGATGCGCCTGCGATCCGAGGCGTGCGCTTCGCGACCGCCGAGGCTGGCATCAAGTACAAGAACCGCACCGACGTGCTGTTCGTGCTGCTCGACGAGGGCACCGAGGTCGCCGGCGTGTTCACCAAGTCGAAGTGCCCTTCGGCGCCGGTCGACTGGTGCCGCGCCAATCTCGCGCAGGGCACGGCGCGCGCGATCGTGGTCAATTCCGGCAATGCCAATGCCTTCACCGGCATGAAGGGCCGCAAGACCGTCGAGGTCACCGGCGAGATCGCCGCGCGTGCCGCCGGCTGCCGCGCGGAACAGGTGTTCATCGCCTCGACCGGCGTGATCGGCGAACCGCTCGATCCGCAGAAGTTCGAGGGCGTGCTCGCCGAAACCGCGGCGCGCGTCGCGCCCGGCCCCTGGCTCGACGCGGCCAAGGCGATCATGACCACGGATACCTATCCGAAGGTCGCCACGCGGACCGTCGATCTCGGCGGCGTCGCCGTCACCATCAACGGCATTGCCAAGGGTGCCGGCATGATCGCGCCGGATATGGCGACCATGCTGTCCTTCGTGTTCACCGATGCGCCGATCGCCGCGCCGGTGCTGCAGGCGATGCTGTCGGCCGGCGTGGAGACCAGCTTCAACGCCATCACGGTCGACAGCGACACCTCGACGTCCGACACCCTGATGCTCTTTGCCACCGGCCAGGCGGCCGCCGATGGCGCGCCGCGTATCACGGATGCGGCCGACGCCCGGCTGGCCGGCTTCCGCGACGCCCTGACCTCGCTGCTGACCGAGCTGGCGCAGATGGTGGTCAAGGACGGCGAGGGTGCGCGCAAGTTCGTCGAGATCACCGTCACGGGAGCCGAGAGCGACGCCTCCGCCAAGCGCATCGCGCTGTCGATCGCCAACTCGCCGCTGGTCAAGACCGCCGTCGCCGGCGAGGACGCCAACTGGGGCCGCATCGTCGCGGCGGTCGGCAAGGCCGGTGAACCGGCCGATCGCGACCGGCTGGCGATCTGGTTCGGCGACGTGCGCGTCGCGGTCGAGGGCGCCCGTGACCCGGACTATTCCGAGGCGGTGACCTCCGACATCATGAAGCGCGAGCACATCCCGGTGCGCGTCGACATCGGCCTCGGCGATGGCCGCTTCACGGTCTGGACCTGCGATCTCACCAAGGAATACGTGGCGATCAATGGCGACTATCGGAGCTGA
- a CDS encoding citrate synthase yields the protein MKNKLTAREAAAELGIGVASLYAYVSRGMIRSEPQPGTRTKLYSAEDVRALKGRVAGAAPERPGAGGLGPAPIETALTLIRDDRLFYRGIDVETLARHARLEAVASLLWDTGAPETGDADPFAAAAPFQTVAVPEDGGIVGRLLVGLARAAETDLAGYAPGPAAIARTGARILRQMTHVATGAPLGTDQPIHAALAKAWNAPAEPIRRALVLMADHELAASTLAVRVTASTGASPWRAVTSGLACLDGPRHGGMSDRVAALFETVGDGDPERALAARLKAGETLPGFGHPLYRGEDPRSRLLVEAVRARPEAARVIARADAIAAAAERLTGRHPNLDFGLVVAARAIGLPAEAPITLFAIARTVGWIGHVIEQSAVGKLIRIRATYIGRRPD from the coding sequence ATGAAGAACAAGCTCACCGCTCGCGAAGCGGCTGCCGAGCTCGGCATCGGCGTCGCCTCGCTCTATGCCTATGTCAGCCGCGGCATGATCCGGTCCGAGCCGCAGCCGGGCACGCGCACGAAGCTCTACAGCGCCGAGGACGTGCGCGCCCTGAAGGGCCGCGTCGCGGGCGCCGCGCCCGAGCGCCCCGGCGCGGGCGGTTTGGGCCCCGCGCCGATCGAGACCGCGCTGACCCTGATCCGCGACGACCGGCTCTTCTATCGCGGCATCGACGTCGAGACGCTCGCCCGCCACGCCCGACTGGAAGCGGTCGCCTCGCTCCTCTGGGACACCGGCGCGCCGGAAACGGGCGATGCCGATCCCTTCGCGGCCGCCGCGCCGTTCCAGACCGTGGCCGTCCCCGAGGACGGCGGCATCGTCGGACGCCTGCTCGTCGGCCTCGCCCGCGCGGCCGAGACCGATCTCGCCGGCTACGCGCCGGGCCCGGCCGCGATCGCGCGGACCGGCGCCCGCATCCTGCGCCAGATGACGCATGTCGCGACCGGCGCACCGCTCGGCACGGACCAGCCGATCCACGCCGCTCTGGCCAAGGCGTGGAACGCGCCGGCCGAACCGATCCGGCGCGCCCTCGTGCTGATGGCCGATCATGAGCTCGCCGCCTCGACGCTGGCGGTCCGCGTCACCGCCTCGACCGGCGCCTCGCCCTGGCGCGCGGTGACCTCGGGCCTCGCCTGTCTGGACGGCCCGCGCCACGGCGGCATGTCGGATCGGGTCGCCGCCCTGTTCGAGACGGTCGGCGACGGCGACCCTGAACGCGCGCTCGCCGCGCGCCTCAAGGCCGGCGAGACCCTGCCCGGCTTCGGCCATCCGCTCTATCGCGGCGAGGATCCGCGCTCGCGTCTGCTGGTCGAGGCCGTCCGGGCCCGGCCGGAGGCGGCCCGCGTGATCGCCCGCGCCGACGCGATCGCCGCCGCGGCCGAACGGCTGACCGGCCGCCACCCCAATCTCGACTTCGGCCTCGTCGTCGCGGCCCGAGCGATCGGACTGCCGGCCGAGGCGCCGATCACCCTTTTCGCGATCGCCCGCACGGTCGGCTGGATCGGCCACGTCATCGAACAGTCTGCGGTCGGCAAGCTGATCCGCATCCGCGCGACCTATATCGGGCGCCGGCCGGATTGA
- a CDS encoding methyltransferase domain-containing protein, producing MSSPQIFDPALGARRRARARRLAVPGADFLLARAAEDLADRLATLTRRFDVAVDLGRHAGAAAPVIASADRATRVLVAPTDPNTPGDVTVDEEALALAPGSVDLVVSLLSLHEVNDLPGALVQIRRALRPDGLLLAALPGGATLTELREALLAAEVEATGGASPRVSPFVDVRDLGGLLQRAGFALPVTDTDRFTVRYDSMFALIRDLRAMGATSILTERSRRPLPRAVFLRAAAIYAERFADPDGRVRATFEIVSASGWAPHESQQKPLKPGSATARLADALNTREWSAGEGPGGTG from the coding sequence ATGTCGTCGCCGCAGATCTTCGATCCCGCCCTCGGCGCCCGACGCCGGGCCCGCGCCCGCCGCCTCGCCGTGCCCGGCGCCGACTTCCTGCTCGCCCGCGCCGCCGAAGACCTCGCCGATCGGCTCGCGACCCTGACGCGTCGCTTCGACGTCGCGGTCGACCTCGGCCGGCACGCCGGCGCCGCTGCCCCGGTGATCGCGTCGGCGGATCGTGCGACACGCGTTCTTGTCGCCCCGACCGATCCGAACACCCCCGGTGACGTCACGGTCGACGAGGAGGCCTTGGCGCTGGCGCCGGGCTCGGTCGATCTGGTCGTCTCGCTGCTATCGCTGCACGAGGTCAACGATCTGCCCGGAGCGCTCGTCCAGATCCGCCGCGCGCTCCGGCCCGACGGCCTGTTGCTCGCGGCGCTGCCCGGCGGCGCGACGCTGACGGAATTGCGCGAGGCCCTGCTCGCGGCCGAAGTCGAGGCGACGGGCGGCGCCAGCCCGCGCGTGTCACCCTTCGTCGATGTGCGCGACCTCGGCGGCCTGCTCCAGCGCGCCGGCTTTGCCCTGCCGGTGACCGACACGGACCGGTTCACCGTCCGCTACGATTCGATGTTCGCGCTGATCCGCGACCTGCGCGCGATGGGCGCGACCTCGATCCTGACCGAGCGCTCGCGACGGCCCTTGCCGCGCGCGGTGTTCCTGCGCGCCGCCGCCATCTACGCCGAGCGCTTCGCCGATCCGGACGGCCGGGTGCGCGCGACCTTCGAGATCGTTTCTGCCTCGGGATGGGCGCCGCACGAGAGCCAGCAGAAGCCGCTGAAGCCCGGCTCCGCGACGGCGCGTCTCGCCGACGCGCTCAACACGCGCGAATGGTCGGCGGGAGAAGGCCCGGGCGGCACCGGGTGA
- a CDS encoding CmcI family methyltransferase — translation MIIIDEAKAEVVVRAADGSEVRHPMASAEAFDAVSKAWLRVGWDTKYVYGFTWMGRPIIQLPDDMVRIQEIIWKVQPDVIIETGVAHGGSLIFYASLCKAMEKGRIVGIDIEIRKHNRTAIEAHPLMPYITLVEGSSTAPEIVDQVKALVKPGETVLVLLDSNHTKDHVRAELEAYGPLVTPGSFIVATDGIMGEVVGAPRSAPDWDWNNPAEAAKEFAAAHPEFRLHEPAFPFNEGLVTSRVTYWPHCFLERIG, via the coding sequence ATGATCATCATCGACGAGGCCAAGGCCGAAGTCGTGGTCCGCGCCGCCGACGGCAGCGAGGTCCGGCACCCGATGGCGAGCGCGGAGGCTTTCGACGCAGTGTCGAAAGCCTGGCTCCGGGTCGGCTGGGACACGAAATACGTCTACGGTTTCACCTGGATGGGGCGGCCGATCATCCAGCTCCCCGACGACATGGTCCGCATCCAGGAGATCATCTGGAAGGTCCAGCCGGATGTGATCATCGAGACCGGCGTCGCCCACGGCGGCTCGCTGATCTTCTACGCCTCGCTGTGCAAGGCGATGGAGAAGGGCCGGATCGTCGGCATCGACATCGAGATCCGCAAGCACAATCGCACGGCGATCGAGGCGCATCCGCTGATGCCCTACATCACGCTGGTCGAAGGCTCCTCGACCGCGCCGGAGATCGTCGATCAGGTCAAGGCGCTCGTGAAGCCGGGCGAGACCGTGCTGGTGCTGCTCGATTCCAACCACACCAAGGACCATGTCCGCGCCGAGCTCGAGGCCTATGGCCCGTTGGTGACGCCGGGATCCTTCATCGTGGCGACGGACGGCATCATGGGCGAGGTGGTCGGCGCGCCGCGCTCCGCGCCCGACTGGGACTGGAACAATCCGGCCGAGGCCGCGAAGGAATTCGCCGCCGCGCATCCCGAATTCCGGCTCCACGAGCCGGCCTTCCCGTTCAACGAGGGCCTCGTCACGTCGCGGGTCACCTATTGGCCGCACTGCTTCCTCGAGCGCATCGGGTGA
- the queG gene encoding tRNA epoxyqueuosine(34) reductase QueG, with protein sequence MAADPLQRLADDCKAEALRLGFSVCRIARADAIPQARARLDAFLAEGRHGTMGWMAETVERRGSPRGLWPEVRSVIVLGLDYGPDEDPLGVLAEREAGGISVYARNRDYHDIIKGRLKELGAKLVARAGRLGLTGDVKVFVDTAPVMEKPLAAAAGLGWQGKHTNLVSRGFGSWLFLAEIFTTFDLPPDPAETDHCGSCRRCLDACPTGAFVGPYRLDARRCISYLTIEHAGPIPPDLRPAMGNRIYGCDDCLAVCPWNKYAGIAREAKLKARDDLRRPRLGDLARLDDAGFRALFAGSPIKRIGRDRFVRNVLIAIGNSGSPALADDAARLIADPAPVVRGAAVWALGRLDAGRLARLRCALDPDPAVEAEWTAALRPAVPGGGVEPTPVHESV encoded by the coding sequence ATGGCGGCCGACCCGCTGCAGCGATTGGCGGACGACTGCAAGGCCGAGGCGCTGCGCCTCGGCTTTTCCGTTTGTCGGATCGCGCGCGCCGATGCGATCCCGCAAGCGCGGGCGCGGCTCGATGCGTTTCTCGCCGAGGGCCGCCATGGCACCATGGGCTGGATGGCCGAGACGGTCGAACGGCGCGGCAGCCCGCGCGGGCTCTGGCCGGAGGTTCGGTCGGTCATCGTGCTCGGGCTCGACTACGGGCCGGACGAGGATCCGCTCGGCGTGCTCGCCGAGCGCGAGGCCGGCGGCATCTCGGTCTATGCGCGCAACCGCGACTACCACGACATCATCAAGGGCCGGCTCAAGGAACTCGGGGCGAAGCTCGTCGCCCGCGCCGGCCGGCTCGGGCTTACCGGTGACGTCAAGGTGTTCGTCGACACCGCGCCGGTGATGGAGAAGCCGCTCGCCGCCGCCGCCGGGCTCGGCTGGCAGGGCAAGCACACCAATCTCGTGTCGCGCGGCTTCGGTTCGTGGCTGTTCCTGGCCGAGATCTTCACGACCTTCGATCTGCCGCCGGATCCGGCCGAGACCGACCATTGCGGCTCCTGCCGCCGCTGTCTCGACGCCTGCCCGACCGGCGCCTTCGTGGGGCCGTACCGGCTCGATGCGCGGCGCTGCATCTCATATCTGACCATCGAACATGCCGGGCCGATCCCGCCGGATCTCCGGCCGGCGATGGGTAACCGCATCTATGGCTGCGACGACTGCCTCGCAGTCTGCCCCTGGAACAAGTATGCCGGCATCGCGCGGGAGGCGAAGCTCAAGGCGCGCGACGATCTGCGTCGTCCGCGGCTCGGCGATCTCGCCCGGCTCGACGATGCCGGCTTCCGGGCGCTGTTCGCCGGCTCGCCGATCAAGCGGATCGGTCGCGATCGCTTCGTCCGCAATGTGCTGATCGCGATCGGCAATTCCGGATCGCCCGCGCTTGCCGACGATGCGGCGCGGTTGATCGCCGATCCGGCGCCGGTCGTGCGCGGTGCGGCGGTCTGGGCGCTCGGCCGGCTCGATGCGGGGCGGCTCGCGCGTCTGCGGTGCGCGCTCGATCCCGATCCGGCGGTCGAGGCCGAATGGACGGCGGCGTTGCGGCCGGCCGTGCCTGGGGGCGGCGTCGAGCCCACGCCGGTGCACGAAAGCGTGTGA
- a CDS encoding DUF2332 domain-containing protein, which translates to MEDQVRNAFADQATWCDRLGSPFTARLMVVLGAALDRDTRTGRAVLDWTGRPDALGDSVPLRLAGALHALVRAGRDAGLAAVYPPHPLPDVAALDAAVRAAIRAHDDAIVGWLGFFPQTNEVARSGLLYPGLMTVAHRFGLPLSLYEVGASAGLNLFADRFAYDLGGRRCGAAGSAVRLAPAWEGDAPAGEDPVVVGRRGCDLAPVDLGDPAARDRLVAYVWADQTERLARLEAAIEIARDAGPVRLDRGDAAACVEAWLAEPAAPGVVRVLMHSIAFQYFPEMSRLRIAEAMARAGAQATREAPLAWLGFEQADGGGPELRLTLWPGGASVRLARADAHGRRVIWEGGPA; encoded by the coding sequence ATGGAAGATCAGGTGCGGAACGCCTTCGCCGATCAGGCGACATGGTGCGACAGGCTCGGGTCACCGTTCACGGCACGACTGATGGTCGTGCTCGGTGCGGCGCTCGATCGCGACACGCGGACCGGCCGCGCGGTGCTGGACTGGACCGGCCGGCCGGATGCGCTCGGCGACAGCGTGCCGCTCCGGCTCGCCGGCGCCTTGCACGCGCTGGTCCGGGCCGGGCGCGACGCGGGGCTCGCCGCCGTCTACCCGCCGCATCCGCTGCCGGACGTCGCGGCGCTGGATGCCGCGGTCCGCGCCGCGATCCGGGCCCATGATGACGCGATCGTCGGTTGGCTCGGCTTCTTCCCGCAGACCAACGAGGTCGCGCGCTCGGGGCTGCTCTATCCCGGCCTGATGACGGTCGCGCACCGGTTCGGCCTGCCGCTGTCGCTCTATGAGGTCGGCGCCAGCGCCGGGCTCAACCTGTTCGCGGACCGCTTCGCCTATGATCTTGGCGGCCGGCGCTGCGGCGCGGCGGGGTCGGCGGTTCGCCTCGCACCGGCCTGGGAGGGTGATGCGCCGGCGGGGGAGGATCCGGTCGTCGTCGGGCGCCGCGGCTGCGATCTGGCGCCGGTCGATCTCGGCGATCCGGCGGCGCGGGATCGGCTGGTCGCCTATGTCTGGGCCGATCAGACGGAACGGCTGGCGCGGCTCGAGGCCGCGATCGAGATCGCACGCGATGCCGGTCCGGTCCGGCTCGATCGCGGCGATGCGGCAGCCTGCGTCGAGGCCTGGCTCGCCGAGCCGGCTGCGCCGGGGGTGGTCCGGGTGCTCATGCATTCGATCGCGTTCCAGTATTTTCCGGAGATGTCCAGGCTGCGGATCGCCGAGGCGATGGCGCGGGCGGGCGCGCAGGCGACCCGCGAGGCGCCGCTTGCGTGGCTCGGTTTCGAACAGGCGGACGGCGGCGGTCCCGAACTCCGGCTCACCCTCTGGCCCGGCGGTGCGTCGGTCCGGCTCGCGCGGGCCGATGCCCACGGGCGACGGGTCATCTGGGAGGGCGGTCCCGCCTGA
- a CDS encoding DUF1178 family protein produces MIHYTLTCDSEHTFEGWFRSSADFDLQAKQGHVSCPLCGSTAVTRGLMAPNVQSGRARDERQEAARVPAPVPAEAPEGPRQMMMVPDPTQRAMLEALRELRQKITENATYVGDKFADEARRMHHGETEARGIYGEATPEEAASLAEEGIVFQPLPILPEDRN; encoded by the coding sequence ATGATCCACTACACCCTCACTTGCGACAGCGAACACACCTTCGAAGGCTGGTTCCGCTCCTCCGCCGACTTCGATCTCCAGGCCAAGCAGGGCCATGTGAGCTGTCCTCTGTGCGGGTCGACCGCGGTCACCCGCGGCCTGATGGCGCCGAACGTGCAGTCCGGCCGCGCCCGCGACGAACGCCAGGAAGCGGCGCGCGTGCCCGCGCCGGTGCCGGCCGAGGCGCCCGAAGGGCCGCGCCAGATGATGATGGTGCCGGACCCGACCCAGCGCGCCATGCTCGAGGCGCTGCGCGAGCTGCGCCAGAAGATCACCGAGAACGCCACCTATGTCGGCGACAAGTTCGCCGACGAGGCGCGCCGCATGCACCACGGCGAGACCGAGGCGCGCGGCATCTACGGCGAGGCGACGCCCGAGGAGGCGGCCTCGCTCGCCGAGGAAGGCATCGTGTTCCAGCCGCTGCCGATCCTGCCCGAGGATCGCAACTGA
- the mutT gene encoding 8-oxo-dGTP diphosphatase MutT — MKLLLVVAVALVDADGRILLAQRPPGKSMAGLWEFPGGKIEPGERPEETLIRELAEELGITVKADCLAPLTFASHVYEDFHLLMPLYVCRRWTGTIQGREGQALKWVRPRQLRDYPMPPADEPLIPFLLDLV, encoded by the coding sequence ATGAAGCTTCTTCTCGTCGTCGCCGTGGCGCTGGTCGACGCCGACGGCCGGATTCTGCTCGCGCAGCGGCCGCCGGGTAAGTCCATGGCCGGACTGTGGGAATTCCCCGGCGGCAAGATCGAGCCGGGCGAGCGGCCGGAGGAGACGCTGATCCGCGAACTCGCCGAGGAGCTCGGCATCACGGTTAAGGCGGATTGTCTCGCACCCCTGACTTTCGCCAGCCATGTTTATGAAGATTTTCATCTCCTGATGCCACTTTATGTCTGTCGCCGCTGGACCGGAACGATCCAGGGGCGCGAGGGGCAGGCTCTGAAGTGGGTACGGCCGCGGCAACTTCGGGACTATCCCATGCCGCCCGCCGACGAGCCGCTCATACCGTTTCTCTTGGACCTGGTCTGA
- the grxC gene encoding glutaredoxin 3 translates to MTKPVVIYTRQLCGYCAAAKALLDRKGVAYEEKDATGAPEIRQEMIARSGRATFPQIFIGETHVGGCDDIHALEEAGKLDAMLS, encoded by the coding sequence ATGACCAAGCCTGTCGTCATCTACACCCGCCAGCTCTGCGGCTATTGCGCCGCGGCAAAGGCCCTGCTCGATCGCAAGGGCGTCGCCTACGAGGAGAAGGATGCGACCGGCGCGCCCGAGATCCGGCAGGAGATGATCGCCCGGTCGGGACGCGCCACCTTCCCGCAGATCTTCATCGGCGAGACCCATGTCGGCGGTTGCGACGACATTCATGCGCTGGAAGAGGCCGGTAAACTCGACGCCATGCTTTCCTGA